In Gadus morhua chromosome 2, gadMor3.0, whole genome shotgun sequence, a single window of DNA contains:
- the hook2 gene encoding protein Hook homolog 2 isoform X2, which translates to MSLDKAELCDSLLNWLQTFQVPSCTSKKDLTTGVAIAHVLHRIDPSWFNETWLGRIKEDSDSNWRLKVNNLKKILQSMLEYYHDVLGHQVSEQHLPDVALIGEHGDITELGRLVQLVLGCAVSCEKKQEQIQQIMTLEESVQHVVMTAIQELLAKDPPSDPASPETYGDFDHQSRKYYFLSEEADEKEDLGQRCRTLELQLSTVMEERSSLQAEARSLRERLNGGHDPTAITGKKLLLLQSQMEQMQEENYRLENSRDDMRVRADMLQREVLDLQGRNEDLTSLAEEAQTLKDEMDILRHSSDRAGRLEALVETYKRRLEDLGDLRRQVRLLEERNTVYMQRTCELEEELRRANAVRSQLDSYKRQVHELDSRHSTEAMKAEKWQFEYKNLHDKYDALVKEKERLLSERDTLRETNEELRCVQVQQKGLSETGGLCGDSGPVGSLAAEFMPTEFKETVGRLQTENRMLCLQEESVRQRLTELEAQLEEAQRANNALETHNRLNRQQKSELGSQVEELQKALQDMGSKTEDSSLLKKKLEEHLEKLNEAHSDLQKKKEVIDDLEPKEGGDKLSKKIDELQQSLKKKDEDMRQMEDRYKLYVEKARTVIRTLEPTQQQPLASPEVTALKNQLTEREKRLKHLENDYEKNRNRHDQEEKLIISAWYNMGLALHQKVSGDRIGSSGPAMSFLAQQRQSTNARRGLTRPQPR; encoded by the exons ATGAGTCTGGACAAGGCGGAACTGTGTGATTCCCTACTAAACTGG CTGCAGACTTTCCAAGTGCCTTCATGTACCAGCAAGAAAGACCTCACGACAGGAGTAGCCATAGCGCACGTGCTGCACAGAAT AGACCCCTCCTGGTTTAACGAGACATGGCTGGGCAGAATCAAGGAGGACAGCGACTCCAACTGGCGCCTCAAG GTCAACAACTTGAAGAAGATCCTCCAGAGCATGTTGGAGTACTATCACGAC GTGCTGGGCCACCAGGTGTCGGAGCAGCACCTGCCGGACGTGGCCCTGATCGGGGAGCACGGCGACATCACGGAGCTGGGCCGCCTGGTGCAGCTGGTTCTGGGCTGCGCCGTCAGCTGTGAGAAGAAGCAAG AGCAGATCCAGCAGATCATGACCCTGGAGGAATCCGTCCAGCACGTTGTCATGACAGCCATTCAGGAG CTTCTCGCCAAAGACCCTCCGTCAGACCCAGCGAGTCCAGAGACCTACGGGGACTTTGACCACCAG TCCAGGAAGTACTACTTCCTGAGCGAGGAGGCTGACGAGAAAGAGGACCTGGGCCAGCGCTGCCGGACCCTGGAGCTACAG tTGTCCACTGTGATGGAGGAGCGCTCGTCCCTGCAGGCTGAAGCTCGCTCTCTCAGGGAGCGACTGAACGGAGGTCATGACCCCACCGCCATCACCGGCAAGAaattgctgctgctgcagagccAGATGGAGCAGATGCAGGAGGAGAACTACAG aCTGGAGAACAGCCGGGACGACATGCGTGTGCGAGCCGACATGCTCCAGCGGGAAGTGCTGGACCTCCAGGGCCGCAACGAGGACCTCACCTCCCTGGCCGAGGAGGCCCAGACGCTGAAGGACGAGATGGACATCCTCCG gcaCTCGTCGGACCGTGCGGGCCGCCTGGAGGCCCTGGTGGAGACCTAcaagaggaggctggaggaccTGGGGGACCTGCGGCGGCAGGTGCGCCTCCTGGAGGAGCGCAACACGGTGTACATGCAGCGCACCtgtgagctggaggaggagctgaggagggccAACGCCGTGCGCTCACAGCTCGACTCCTACaagagacag GTCCATGAGCTGGACTCCAGACACTCTACAGAGGCCATGAAGGCTGAGAAGTGGCAGTTTGAGTACAAGAACCTCCATGACAAGTACGACGCCCTGGTCAAGGAGAAGGAG CGTCTGCTGTCGGAGCGCGACACGCTCAGAGAGACCAATGAGGAGCTGCGCTGCGTCCAGGTGCAGCAGAAGGGGCTCAGCGAGACAG gaggTTTGTGTGGAGACTCGGGCCCAGTGGGGAGCCTAGCAGCGGAGTTCATGCCCACGGAGTTCAA ggagacgGTGGGGCGCCTGCAGACGGAGAACCGGATGCTGTGTCTCCAGGAGGAGAGCGTCCGCCAGCGGCTGACGGAGCTGGAGGCGCAGCTGGAAGAGGCGCAGCGGGCCAACAACGCCCTGGAGACGCACAACAG gctgAACCGGCAGCAGAAGTCGGAGCTGGGCTcccaggtggaggagctccAGAAGGCCCTTCAGGACATGGGCAGCAAGACTGAGGAC TCGTCTCTACTGaagaagaagctggaggagcaCCT GGAGAAGCTGAACGAGGCGCACTCTGAcctgcagaagaagaaggaggtcaTCGACGACCTGGAGCCCAAAGAGGGCGGGGACAAAC tGTCCAAGAAGATCGATGAGCTGCAGCAGAGTCTGAAGAAGAAGGATGAGGACATGAGGCAGATGGAGGACCGGTACAAGCTCTACGTGGAAAAGGCCCGAACC GTGATCAGGACCCTGGAGCCAACCCAGCAGCAGCCGCTGGCCTCCCCTGAGGTCACGGCCCTGAAGAACCAGCTGACCGAGAGGGAGAAGAGGCTCAAGCACCTGGAG aaCGACTACGAGAAGAACAGGAACCGGCACGACCAGGAGGAGAAGCTGATCATCTCGGCCTGGTACAACATG GGTCTGGCGCTGCACCAGAAAGTGAGCGGGGATCGGATTGGTTCCTCAGGCCCGGCCATGTCCTTCCTGGCCCAGCAAAGGCAGTCCACCAACGCCAGGAGAGGGCTGACCCGGCCCCAGCCCCGATGA
- the hook2 gene encoding protein Hook homolog 2 isoform X1, whose translation MSLDKAELCDSLLNWLQTFQVPSCTSKKDLTTGVAIAHVLHRIDPSWFNETWLGRIKEDSDSNWRLKVNNLKKILQSMLEYYHDVLGHQVSEQHLPDVALIGEHGDITELGRLVQLVLGCAVSCEKKQEQIQQIMTLEESVQHVVMTAIQELLAKDPPSDPASPETYGDFDHQSRKYYFLSEEADEKEDLGQRCRTLELQLSTVMEERSSLQAEARSLRERLNGGHDPTAITGKKLLLLQSQMEQMQEENYRLENSRDDMRVRADMLQREVLDLQGRNEDLTSLAEEAQTLKDEMDILRHSSDRAGRLEALVETYKRRLEDLGDLRRQVRLLEERNTVYMQRTCELEEELRRANAVRSQLDSYKRQVHELDSRHSTEAMKAEKWQFEYKNLHDKYDALVKEKERLLSERDTLRETNEELRCVQVQQKGLSETGGLCGDSGPVGSLAAEFMPTEFKETVGRLQTENRMLCLQEESVRQRLTELEAQLEEAQRANNALETHNRLNRQQKSELGSQVEELQKALQDMGSKTEDAISSLLKKKLEEHLEKLNEAHSDLQKKKEVIDDLEPKEGGDKLSKKIDELQQSLKKKDEDMRQMEDRYKLYVEKARTVIRTLEPTQQQPLASPEVTALKNQLTEREKRLKHLENDYEKNRNRHDQEEKLIISAWYNMGLALHQKVSGDRIGSSGPAMSFLAQQRQSTNARRGLTRPQPR comes from the exons ATGAGTCTGGACAAGGCGGAACTGTGTGATTCCCTACTAAACTGG CTGCAGACTTTCCAAGTGCCTTCATGTACCAGCAAGAAAGACCTCACGACAGGAGTAGCCATAGCGCACGTGCTGCACAGAAT AGACCCCTCCTGGTTTAACGAGACATGGCTGGGCAGAATCAAGGAGGACAGCGACTCCAACTGGCGCCTCAAG GTCAACAACTTGAAGAAGATCCTCCAGAGCATGTTGGAGTACTATCACGAC GTGCTGGGCCACCAGGTGTCGGAGCAGCACCTGCCGGACGTGGCCCTGATCGGGGAGCACGGCGACATCACGGAGCTGGGCCGCCTGGTGCAGCTGGTTCTGGGCTGCGCCGTCAGCTGTGAGAAGAAGCAAG AGCAGATCCAGCAGATCATGACCCTGGAGGAATCCGTCCAGCACGTTGTCATGACAGCCATTCAGGAG CTTCTCGCCAAAGACCCTCCGTCAGACCCAGCGAGTCCAGAGACCTACGGGGACTTTGACCACCAG TCCAGGAAGTACTACTTCCTGAGCGAGGAGGCTGACGAGAAAGAGGACCTGGGCCAGCGCTGCCGGACCCTGGAGCTACAG tTGTCCACTGTGATGGAGGAGCGCTCGTCCCTGCAGGCTGAAGCTCGCTCTCTCAGGGAGCGACTGAACGGAGGTCATGACCCCACCGCCATCACCGGCAAGAaattgctgctgctgcagagccAGATGGAGCAGATGCAGGAGGAGAACTACAG aCTGGAGAACAGCCGGGACGACATGCGTGTGCGAGCCGACATGCTCCAGCGGGAAGTGCTGGACCTCCAGGGCCGCAACGAGGACCTCACCTCCCTGGCCGAGGAGGCCCAGACGCTGAAGGACGAGATGGACATCCTCCG gcaCTCGTCGGACCGTGCGGGCCGCCTGGAGGCCCTGGTGGAGACCTAcaagaggaggctggaggaccTGGGGGACCTGCGGCGGCAGGTGCGCCTCCTGGAGGAGCGCAACACGGTGTACATGCAGCGCACCtgtgagctggaggaggagctgaggagggccAACGCCGTGCGCTCACAGCTCGACTCCTACaagagacag GTCCATGAGCTGGACTCCAGACACTCTACAGAGGCCATGAAGGCTGAGAAGTGGCAGTTTGAGTACAAGAACCTCCATGACAAGTACGACGCCCTGGTCAAGGAGAAGGAG CGTCTGCTGTCGGAGCGCGACACGCTCAGAGAGACCAATGAGGAGCTGCGCTGCGTCCAGGTGCAGCAGAAGGGGCTCAGCGAGACAG gaggTTTGTGTGGAGACTCGGGCCCAGTGGGGAGCCTAGCAGCGGAGTTCATGCCCACGGAGTTCAA ggagacgGTGGGGCGCCTGCAGACGGAGAACCGGATGCTGTGTCTCCAGGAGGAGAGCGTCCGCCAGCGGCTGACGGAGCTGGAGGCGCAGCTGGAAGAGGCGCAGCGGGCCAACAACGCCCTGGAGACGCACAACAG gctgAACCGGCAGCAGAAGTCGGAGCTGGGCTcccaggtggaggagctccAGAAGGCCCTTCAGGACATGGGCAGCAAGACTGAGGAC GCAATC TCGTCTCTACTGaagaagaagctggaggagcaCCT GGAGAAGCTGAACGAGGCGCACTCTGAcctgcagaagaagaaggaggtcaTCGACGACCTGGAGCCCAAAGAGGGCGGGGACAAAC tGTCCAAGAAGATCGATGAGCTGCAGCAGAGTCTGAAGAAGAAGGATGAGGACATGAGGCAGATGGAGGACCGGTACAAGCTCTACGTGGAAAAGGCCCGAACC GTGATCAGGACCCTGGAGCCAACCCAGCAGCAGCCGCTGGCCTCCCCTGAGGTCACGGCCCTGAAGAACCAGCTGACCGAGAGGGAGAAGAGGCTCAAGCACCTGGAG aaCGACTACGAGAAGAACAGGAACCGGCACGACCAGGAGGAGAAGCTGATCATCTCGGCCTGGTACAACATG GGTCTGGCGCTGCACCAGAAAGTGAGCGGGGATCGGATTGGTTCCTCAGGCCCGGCCATGTCCTTCCTGGCCCAGCAAAGGCAGTCCACCAACGCCAGGAGAGGGCTGACCCGGCCCCAGCCCCGATGA
- the hook2 gene encoding protein Hook homolog 2 isoform X3 yields MSLDKAELCDSLLNWLQTFQVPSCTSKKDLTTGVAIAHVLHRIDPSWFNETWLGRIKEDSDSNWRLKVNNLKKILQSMLEYYHDVLGHQVSEQHLPDVALIGEHGDITELGRLVQLVLGCAVSCEKKQEQIQQIMTLEESVQHVVMTAIQELLAKDPPSDPASPETYGDFDHQSRKYYFLSEEADEKEDLGQRCRTLELQLSTVMEERSSLQAEARSLRERLNGGHDPTAITGKKLLLLQSQMEQMQEENYRLENSRDDMRVRADMLQREVLDLQGRNEDLTSLAEEAQTLKDEMDILRHSSDRAGRLEALVETYKRRLEDLGDLRRQVRLLEERNTVYMQRTCELEEELRRANAVRSQLDSYKRQVHELDSRHSTEAMKAEKWQFEYKNLHDKYDALVKEKERLLSERDTLRETNEELRCVQVQQKGLSETGGLCGDSGPVGSLAAEFMPTEFKETVGRLQTENRMLCLQEESVRQRLTELEAQLEEAQRANNALETHNRLNRQQKSELGSQVEELQKALQDMGSKTEDAISSLLKKKLEEHLEKLNEAHSDLQKKKEVIDDLEPKEGGDKLSKKIDELQQSLKKKDEDMRQMEDRYKLYVEKARTVIRTLEPTQQQPLASPEVTALKNQLTEREKRLKHLENDYEKNRNRHDQEEKLIISAWYNMVLSGSTRVWRCTRK; encoded by the exons ATGAGTCTGGACAAGGCGGAACTGTGTGATTCCCTACTAAACTGG CTGCAGACTTTCCAAGTGCCTTCATGTACCAGCAAGAAAGACCTCACGACAGGAGTAGCCATAGCGCACGTGCTGCACAGAAT AGACCCCTCCTGGTTTAACGAGACATGGCTGGGCAGAATCAAGGAGGACAGCGACTCCAACTGGCGCCTCAAG GTCAACAACTTGAAGAAGATCCTCCAGAGCATGTTGGAGTACTATCACGAC GTGCTGGGCCACCAGGTGTCGGAGCAGCACCTGCCGGACGTGGCCCTGATCGGGGAGCACGGCGACATCACGGAGCTGGGCCGCCTGGTGCAGCTGGTTCTGGGCTGCGCCGTCAGCTGTGAGAAGAAGCAAG AGCAGATCCAGCAGATCATGACCCTGGAGGAATCCGTCCAGCACGTTGTCATGACAGCCATTCAGGAG CTTCTCGCCAAAGACCCTCCGTCAGACCCAGCGAGTCCAGAGACCTACGGGGACTTTGACCACCAG TCCAGGAAGTACTACTTCCTGAGCGAGGAGGCTGACGAGAAAGAGGACCTGGGCCAGCGCTGCCGGACCCTGGAGCTACAG tTGTCCACTGTGATGGAGGAGCGCTCGTCCCTGCAGGCTGAAGCTCGCTCTCTCAGGGAGCGACTGAACGGAGGTCATGACCCCACCGCCATCACCGGCAAGAaattgctgctgctgcagagccAGATGGAGCAGATGCAGGAGGAGAACTACAG aCTGGAGAACAGCCGGGACGACATGCGTGTGCGAGCCGACATGCTCCAGCGGGAAGTGCTGGACCTCCAGGGCCGCAACGAGGACCTCACCTCCCTGGCCGAGGAGGCCCAGACGCTGAAGGACGAGATGGACATCCTCCG gcaCTCGTCGGACCGTGCGGGCCGCCTGGAGGCCCTGGTGGAGACCTAcaagaggaggctggaggaccTGGGGGACCTGCGGCGGCAGGTGCGCCTCCTGGAGGAGCGCAACACGGTGTACATGCAGCGCACCtgtgagctggaggaggagctgaggagggccAACGCCGTGCGCTCACAGCTCGACTCCTACaagagacag GTCCATGAGCTGGACTCCAGACACTCTACAGAGGCCATGAAGGCTGAGAAGTGGCAGTTTGAGTACAAGAACCTCCATGACAAGTACGACGCCCTGGTCAAGGAGAAGGAG CGTCTGCTGTCGGAGCGCGACACGCTCAGAGAGACCAATGAGGAGCTGCGCTGCGTCCAGGTGCAGCAGAAGGGGCTCAGCGAGACAG gaggTTTGTGTGGAGACTCGGGCCCAGTGGGGAGCCTAGCAGCGGAGTTCATGCCCACGGAGTTCAA ggagacgGTGGGGCGCCTGCAGACGGAGAACCGGATGCTGTGTCTCCAGGAGGAGAGCGTCCGCCAGCGGCTGACGGAGCTGGAGGCGCAGCTGGAAGAGGCGCAGCGGGCCAACAACGCCCTGGAGACGCACAACAG gctgAACCGGCAGCAGAAGTCGGAGCTGGGCTcccaggtggaggagctccAGAAGGCCCTTCAGGACATGGGCAGCAAGACTGAGGAC GCAATC TCGTCTCTACTGaagaagaagctggaggagcaCCT GGAGAAGCTGAACGAGGCGCACTCTGAcctgcagaagaagaaggaggtcaTCGACGACCTGGAGCCCAAAGAGGGCGGGGACAAAC tGTCCAAGAAGATCGATGAGCTGCAGCAGAGTCTGAAGAAGAAGGATGAGGACATGAGGCAGATGGAGGACCGGTACAAGCTCTACGTGGAAAAGGCCCGAACC GTGATCAGGACCCTGGAGCCAACCCAGCAGCAGCCGCTGGCCTCCCCTGAGGTCACGGCCCTGAAGAACCAGCTGACCGAGAGGGAGAAGAGGCTCAAGCACCTGGAG aaCGACTACGAGAAGAACAGGAACCGGCACGACCAGGAGGAGAAGCTGATCATCTCGGCCTGGTACAACATG GTTCTGTCGGGTTCCACCAGGGTCTGGCGCTGCACCAGAAAGTGA